The Penaeus vannamei isolate JL-2024 chromosome 4, ASM4276789v1, whole genome shotgun sequence genome segment TTATGCGTTGATTTTGTGTCGTACCCGTAGCCTTTTCCCAtggttctgttatttttttatatattcttacgGATGTGCATTTACTCGGGTGGTAAACATAGCCATATCCTTGCAAGAACCTCTTTGTGTGTTATTGAGTTGCCGCAGAATAACCTTTCTGTTTACACAAAAGCTCGAGAAACATGTTCTTCTCATCGTATTCCCATATATTTTGCCGCGTGCGCACCGTTTACCCCGTTTTATCGTCTGTTTCACCTTTCACCAACCGTCTCTTTCGTCGGCCAAAAGTCACCCTTTCCTCCGTCACTGACACCATCCCTACACCTACCTGGCACACATGGGGTGATGTTTAGTATACGGTCTCTGCCGCATTTGTCCTCGGCAAGTATGCTCTTCTCCATACCTGCCGTGTCCCGTCCGCCTCCTTGCCGTACCTGGCGTCGCGCCCACCCATcgggcagcccccccccccctttccccatcttcccttatCCTGCCCTCTCCTCGCTTATCCTACCccatcctcctttatcctcccccatcctcccttatcccccccatcaccccttatcttcccccatcctcctaagAATCCTGGTCTCAGAGCGACCTCCATCGCGGCTGAGAGGCGGCCACGTGTGTGAAGTGCGGAGAAGGGGAACGTGTGCGAGGACGTCGCTAAGATGATCACGATTGGACGTGCATGACGCtccctggttttctctctctatctttctctttctctctcctcttttaataGATTGAGAGTAagtataagtgagagagagagagagagagagagagagagagagagagagagagagagagagagagagagagagagagagagagagagagaagcacgcgCTCTTGCGTACGaatgtgtttgtgtcgtgtgtgtatgttacgATGTTGTGGCATGAGGTAGCGTGACGGAGTCTGATCATGACGTACCTGGATCTCGGTGAAGCAGCAGGACCTTAGCCTGATCAATACAGTTACGAGAGGAGGGCTAACGACCCACCCAAAGTTTGGGTAGATCACACAGCGGCGAAGAACACTTGGATATCAAAATGCCCTCCCCCAGTCCTCGCATATATCtggctatttatctctattttttttctccgcACCATTCGtccgtctgtctatatgtctcgccatctgcccctttctctttctctccttttctctctttctctctctctctctctctctctctctctctctctctctctctctctctctctctctctctctctctctctctctctctctctctctctctctctctctctctctctctctctctctctctctctctctctctctctctctctctctctctctctctctcccctgccccctccctccatttctcctggGAATTAAGCAAATTATAACAGAGGGAATCTAAATGAATATGCAAGGattatatgaaaaagagaaattgatatatcgtccctcacgcgcacacacacacacggagagagaggaaggggaagaggaaggtagggggagggggagatacagtGTGTAGAGGCAGGtgtaatgagggagagacagatgacCGGAGGAAATTATGTATTTCTTTAAATCAACTGTTTAGGCCAATTAATAATGACGAATGTTGGCAGTGTAAAACCACTGACTTCCGTGTAACACActttaatgaaagtaataattatgatgatgcaaatgatagtgatgattatgataaggatgataaggttAACGATAATCAtttgaataaacaaacatattttcGAGGCTAttagcaaagaaaaacaaatattggAGAAGCTTTGCATTGAAACCGGAGCGAACTAAGCGGAAAAGCCACTCATTTACCCAAGGCcagggtgaaaggggggtgggggatggtacTTAGCTGTCTgtgatgttctttttctttttgtttgtctaggTTTTACATGTTACACTTACTTGCAGGTGGCCGATGATATGCTCCGTTGACGTGTTTTGTTGCCAGTGGTCGCGGTGACAGGAAAAGAACACTGAGTAATTGAAAGTTAATGACGGAAGTTCGGGAgtccttatctatttattgatttattgttattattatttttattattgattttttgtgCCATTTTCTCGACGCGACAGTGTGTTCTGTCATCCATTAGCTGTTGTGCTGGTGCGTAGGGTTGAGGATGGGTTAAGGGGTAGGCCCTGAATAACCTCCGCTGAAGCCCGCGAGCCGTTGCAACTCGTGAATGGCAGGGAGATAAAAGTAAACAAGAGCTCATCCCAGGTGCATTTTGTTGTCGACGGCTGCGAACCACGATGCTTCAGGTCCTCGTGGCTTATTCTCAGGGTTGTGTTCTGCCTCAATAGACGGGGTCTTCCGGGACTTCGTGGAGGCGGGCGtggggcgggcggacagactgaGGGGCAAAAGAGGCAGACAAAGTAGTTAGGCAGGCTGTCTCTCAGTCAAGCGGAAGTAGATTGGTAAGTAAATAGAGAAGGTAATGGACAGATGACTAGGTAGACAAATAGGCGATCTTTTAGGAAGACAGAGACGTAAAATCGTAAACGGACAGTTAAGTTTAAAGACGGGCAGTCAATCCACTTTTCTGCGTTTCTATCTGGCAGCTAGGCgggctggcacacacacacacacacacacacacacacacacacacacacacacacacacacacacacacacacacacacacacacacacacacacacacacacacacacacaaacaaacaaacaaacaaacaaacaggcagagacatACATATAAGACTGACAATCATTCTGGCCGGCAGACAGATTGACAAAATACCGGAAAACAGTTATTGGCGGTCGAGTTGTATGGACGTGTTCTTGTCTGGGAGATGTGCAGTCAGTGCAGTATATTGCACAGAATGaggtgcatttttttctttttgtaaatatgtatttttacatgtctgttttttatctacttgtacatatttatcagtcactgtttcatacatatttgtgtgtgcatgggtatgtAGGTagccatataaatgtatatatttgaaagGAAATAGGTACGtgtatagatgaaaaaataataattataaaagtccATGAcagccccatcccttccccttaaaATATCTATAATGAGCATGGCGGGCTGGTACCTATTTATTTTGGGCAACCAATTTGAAATCCCGGCCAGgctgctcccctcccccatcgCGCCATTCAGCGAGCAGGAACCCTTCATTAAGGTCGGGTCGCTCTCCCTCGTCGCCGCAGAGCTTCATTCCCGTTCATACAGCTGATCATCGGCTGTTCTTGTTAATGCACGTGGGAATGCAGCTTAATGCCGTGCAGAGGCCGGTGTCGTCGTTGACCTTAGCGTCTGCGTGCACTGTGTCCCGCTGTTGCTGTGTCTCCGCCGTGGCCAAACAGCCCCATTGGCGACGACACCCGTCACTCCCGATTACGTGGCAGCCGGCGTCGTGTGTTACAGGGGGAGGCCGAGGCTGGGTGTTGGGGTTGGATGCAGGAGGAGTCCGGCAGAAACCCCCATTGATATTCCTTGTATATTCTGATGAGGGCTggtctgtttttttatctctcaggCTGGAGTTCAGGACTTGCAGGGACGATGGAGTGTATATATACCCGAGGCGTGTGGGGATAGGAGTTCCAATTTGTATTCTGCttcgaagggaaataggagaacaAAGGCTGAGTCACCCGGATGTAGGGGGCTCTggtgtattatttttttcgtgtttttgtgttGTCAAGGTTGAGTGCTGAGACGAAAGTTGAAGTTTGATTTTTTAATTAACGAAGTGGGAGAGGGCGAAATATTTCATTAGGAGGTAGTGTTAGTAATGCTGATGTTTATGCTGGTTAGGGCTACTTGTAGATTTATGCTATGACTGCTCCTGTGGCCGATGTGCTACTGTTGATACATGATCGTCATCATTTAgtcattatgttattttttgaTTGTTGGCAAATGGATCAACAGGATGTAGATTACACGCTCTAACATATTTCTAAAGGTTTGAGATTCATTGGATACGGAGACTTATCTCTGTCTTCAACCTTTTATTAAATCATTAGCTTATACTTAATAACTTAGCAGTGAGACGAGATATTTGAAACCTTGATATTACTACATtgcttatattttatattaaactGAGATACGGAGGGTGATTCTCAtcggagagatggaaggaatgtgtttgtttatattgtttacttATAGAAAGTTATTTTCGCAGTTAAGAGTCATAAGACAGCATTTACGATGATCATTGTTAGGCTGTGGCAAGTGCCTGGGTTCAGTGCCTGGCTTGGGTGATTGTATGGAACAACGGCAATGTGTTTATGTTGCGTGTAGGACCAGCTGCGTCGGTCACACGATGACCGTCTTCCCATCCTGCATTGATTTCTTACCTTTGGTTCTGGTATCATGGGACCTGTTCCTTCTGCTATGCCTGTGGCTGTGGGTGGTGCTCCCAGGCTGCCGCTGCAGGTGTGGTGTCTGTCACTCGTCCAATTGTGCCTCTTTGAGCTGCTGCTGCTGTCTGTTGCTGCCGTTTTATTGCTCTTTCTGCCCGCTGGACTCTgtgcttttcctcttttctttctgacTGGAGTCCTCTTCAGGGTTggtttcttattgttttgttgcGTTGGGAAATTTCGCTGTTCCTTCATTGTTGCTCGTGTATgtggcgtttttttttatcttatcatttgtattgtttCCTGTTATCAGTGTCTGGTTctggatttttctttatttaattccgTTGCTATTTAAGCTCGTCTCTACTTTGAACTAGTTGTTTTGATATTAAGAAAATTTTATTAGTAATAAAGAGATTGTGACCAGGAAAATGCTGATCTTACGGGTTTTGTATTAAACCAAGAGGTATTGAGATCATAACTTCTATCTtggcccccccccccatgcctttCCCCCCGCACCTCTTCGTGTGACGCTCTCTCCTCCTGCTGCCACAGCTGCTGCCGTAGATgacgattgcaataatgataacgataatgaggatggtaatcgTGACGAAGTTGCTCTAAAAGATGGACTAGATTTGGTTTTATCAAAATTGAAAATCGCGAAGGGGTAGCTGTAGAAGGTATGCCGGCTTTggatgtagttttttttctgttcgtatcTTCAGTATGAAGGTGCTGTGGTAGAAATATCCAGAGTGCTATATGATGTTCAGTCAGTATTCGGGTATAAACCTTTAGTCACGCCTGCTGTGAGGATGATCTCTCGGCTACTGCCATGAAGCtattaaagaaagaaatttgCTGTTAAGAGGAGGTTTTCAATCATTATTGGTTTGTAAAAAGTACAGTgcacgaaagtaaaaaaaaaagaagttattttctgcctgtctgtcattcTATCACCACGGGAATGTATTCACATTTCCGCATGTCTCCATGATCCCAGGTCGTGCCCTTGGTCATCGGCACTACTCtatactaccccccctccccccaatgatTCTAGAATTACACTAATGATTGATTCAGGGCAACTGGGCATGGATTCTTGAAGAGCACCACTTCATCAGAGCGCCTGCCGTTGAATCAAGGCGCGAGCGAGGCCGTCTTGGAAGCACAGGCGAGAGCACTAGCGGTGGCAGGGACAGCGGCGGCAGTGAGGTGACGGGGAATCTTTCTAGTTTCCTCCTTGACAGGTTTCTCGGAATGTCACGTAGGGCGCTGTGTCATTTACACATTGTTTGCACGTCACTAAGGTGACAAGGTACGCCTGCTCGGAGTCTTGGCTGCAGAGTCTGCGCCCTTCTGAATTATGACATTTTCATGCGTGGGCTCTTGTTTTCTGCGTAAGTACATTTATTCATCTCACTACGGTGGGGTATATATTTGACACACGCTGTCTAACGGTAGCGTACGTGCGGCGGGTCGCCCTGCTTCAAATTTTCCATA includes the following:
- the LOC113800051 gene encoding uncharacterized protein translates to MKEQRNFPTQQNNKKPTLKRTPVRKKRGKAQSPAGRKSNKTAATDSSSSSKRHNWTSDRHHTCSGSLGAPPTATGIAEGTGPMIPEPKSVRPPHARLHEVPEDPVY